The following is a genomic window from Patagioenas fasciata isolate bPatFas1 chromosome 1, bPatFas1.hap1, whole genome shotgun sequence.
GACCCTCAGGTAGCCTAGGGAAAAGTTacaatagaatggtttgggttggaagggacctttaaagatcatctcatCTACCCTACCCTGCTTTGTCCAGGGATAATTTTCATTAGATTAAGTCGCttaaagtcccatccaacctgaccttgaccTCTTCCAATGATAGGGTGTACACAACTTCTtggggcaacctgttccagtgtctcaccactcccgttgtaaaaaatttcttccttatatccaatctaaatcacccctctttcagtttaaagctgtttCTCTTCATTCCTGTAACTACAGGCCTTGATAAAAAGTCTTTCTCTGTCTTTGTTTATAAGCCCCCTGTAAatactgaaaagctgcaataaggtttccctgaaaccttctccaggctgaacaacctcacctctctcagcctttctccacaggagaggtgttccagccctctgatcatttttatggcccccctctggacctgctctaagaggtccatgtctttcttgtgctggtgGGCGCAGAGCTGGATGTTTCTCCTGGGCAAGTTTTGGCAGCTGACTCAGATGTACACTCGTCTTGTCAGCCTGTGCAAAAAGGCTTGGACATGAGGAAAGAGGAGATATGAGAGGGGTGCACACTTAGCCCTGTGCACAATGCATTTGTTGGAAATGGAAGGTGAAATACAAATGGACATGATAGCCACAAATAAATTCCAACTGTCAGAGCAGCGAGGTTACGGCACTGGCCTTCCCACAGGAACAGTGGGAGCAAAATTCAGCTCAGCTCTTGCTATTGTTAATGTGGAATTTGGTCAACTTATGAAAAGGGTCTCTATGACATGGTTGCCTGCAAAAATAGGGGACTCAGTGACCCAGGAGCTGCCTTCCACATCTCTTAGGCTCAGGTCAGACTGACCCTCCATTACCAAATCTCAATAACAGGTTCAGAGTCCTCTACAGCTTCTTGCCTGTCCCATTGAGCTGGATCTTCTTGCAAAAGAGCAAATGAGGAAACCAAGCAGGACCTTTGACCCCTTGCTATCACTATATTAGCTCTGCATAAATGCTGGTGTCTCAGATGAGCATCTACCTCAGCTTTGgccagagaaagaaagggaaagcagGACAGGTAAGAGCTGAACTCTCTGTTTTGGATGGTATAGACTTTGTGACTGGTGTATCTAGGACATACAGAGATGAGTGGAGGTGGTCTTCTATTCTGCCCCATTTCTTACTGCAAGCAAAAGTATGAGCCCTTCTCATGCTCCATAAACAGGAATATTGCTGAAAtggaggaggagggtgggagtGCTTGAGGTGACCTAGATTGAAGCTGAGTGATGGAAGCTCTAGAAGTCACTCAGGAGGGTCAAGCCTGTAGTAGGGATTGCAGACTTTCAGTGCTGGAAGACATCTAACCTCTTCCTAGCTACCTTCACCACAGGGACTACAGGCTCTAAAGCAGGTAAGATCCTCTCTTTATGCCGTTGGGGAGCAAATGTATACCTTTTGTCTACAAAGGGAGAAACTGGCTCTAGGATTAAAAATCAAGGAAGGGTGGTAAGGGAGCAACTGCTGCTGGTCAGCAAATGTCTAGTGAAGATGGAGTGGTAGCTTTTCGAGGTAATCTGTACacagaagcaaataaaaacagATGGGCATTCCCTTACTGTGCAATAAAAAGGAGCACTGGGTCGTAGCCACCTAGAACAGGATTTAGAAAAGCAGATACATGTAATAGACATTGCAGCTTTTTTACCATTACTATTCCTAGTATGGCAATGGTTTCTTCATGTTACTCTGAGTGATGCAGCCCTCTAATTCAGGCCATAAATCAAGTTTAACTCCTAAACATATTTTTAAGTGTAGTGTGTTTGAAAAGCTTATTTAGATGTAATGTTATCTTTTCAACATACCAAGTACTCACTTCTCAAGAGTTCCTCTAATTCTGGTTTTTTAAATAGACAGAATAAAGGAGGTTAAGTTTGCAATTATTCCGTTTTGAGAACTTGTTCTGCCTGGGCTACTATCTGCTTTGCTAATCCCAGTGTAGAAAAGATGAGAACCTAGCTGGGTGTTTCCTCAACTACAGCAAGACAAAATACTCAGATCACTGAGATGATCATTGTATGTGATGCACTCATTAGGACAATATTCTTTAGAGCaatttacaaaaaacaaacaaacaaaaccacattatGTATGTTTTGGTTACAACTGTCTGTGGAGGAAATCTGACCTCTGCTAGTTTTAGTGATTTGCTCTTATGCTGAAAAAAGGAATTTTAACTCTCATATAAAAGTAGTAACTTTAATTGTCATATATTTCCTGGATCTAAAAGCTATTATTCATCGTGGATATTTGTGAATATATACATAAAAGTACATTTTcgtttttatactttttttccttcttcaaagaGAGAAGGATTTCCCTgttcttttcttcatttattgGTTAGGTTTGTTGCAAAAATCTGGTGTTTAACTGGTatgttttatttctctgaaaACAAACGAGATATTGTATGCTGACTCCAGCAGGTCTCTTGGTGTAGAGAGCGGAACCCGTACTGCAAACCATGCTGCAATCCAGGGCACTGCTGATAGCTCTGATTCTGCTCTTTAGCACCACTGTCCCCGGTAAGTCTGAAAAGTTTTTCTGTCTGCCTGAAACAAGGCTCAGCTCTACAGGTCCTTACTTGGCCTTAAAGAAGTCTGAACCATCCGTAAAGTAGGACTGAAGCCAAATAACACAGTTCAAGACTATGAATATGTGGTGCTTGGCATCATGAAACAAGTCAGCAGGGGCCCGGCAGGAATATTTGCAGTACCTGGTGAAAATACTCTGCCATGTAAGGCCTATCTATGGCCTAGGTGCCCAAAAATGAGTGATGAGCTGCTGCTGGATTCTGCTAGGGTGAATTCTGAGGGAGGCTTTGAATCGCGGAATTTCAAGTGTCTTCCCACTATGCCTGGGGGAAGGTGTCAGAGACATAAGTGACTGGAGAAGCCTCATGGTTTTTTGCCTCCTCTTTCTCAGAAGTGCACTCAAAGGCCATCTTTGAGAAAGATCGTCGTGACTGGATGGTCATTCCTGACGCGATCGCAGCTTACATCCATGAAGCTGTGAATAAGGTGTCCCCTAGAGTTGCTCAGCTCTTGGTGGATGCTGCCCAGACTCAACCAGTTGTTGTGACCAGGTATGGAAAAATCTTCTGCACTAGTGCTACAATAGCTATAGGTggaaaaggagagggaggagTGGGAGAAAGAACATATTAAATAAAGTATCCATATGGGAGACCCAATGGGAAATGAATCGGCAACCAAAGTCTGATGTGACTGCGATGGGAGTGGGGTTCTGGCAGGTGGGACAGTGGGATATGGTTTCATATGAAAGTGCAACCTCTTTTCAGGGTGCACACTGAACATGACGATGCTCGTGGGGGCAGCAGTCACTACTCTTTATACACAGGTAGTGAGGGAGGGGCCACTGGCTACTTGGGGATCAGCTGTCCTGGAAAGGGCTGGGCAGGTGCTGTGGTGCTGTCTGTGAGGGGCTGAATGGTGAAGGTGCCAGGAAACACTGCTGTCATTCAGCACAAAACACAGATTTTGCTCCAGCTCTAAATACAGATTCCTCAAAAAAATGGGAAAGGGTTTCCTCCCAAAAGGGAGAGCTTTATGACCCAAGAGAGACAGTTTCATGGCAATCCCTGTCTGCTGAGGAAAGCCTCTCCAGGACTGCTGAGGAAGTTTGCACTCTCAGTGACAGGCAGTGTGATAACTACAGCAGACAGAGATTGCCCTCACATACTGTGTATCTTACCACATACACTCATCTCCTGCAGGAACTTCCTCATCAAAGAAACAACTAAACTCAGTA
Proteins encoded in this region:
- the LOC136116387 gene encoding apovitellenin-1-like, whose amino-acid sequence is MLQSRALLIALILLFSTTVPEVHSKAIFEKDRRDWMVIPDAIAAYIHEAVNKVSPRVAQLLVDAAQTQPVVVTRNFLIKETTKLSILAEQLIEKIKNLWYTKVLGY